CTGAACCTCCTTCACGCTATCCCGAAATATGACGAAATCGGGCAAGGCACCAATATGTGTGTGATACTTGCGATATCTCTTATGTCTTCGCTTTAACTTCCCCCGCTTCGCTAAAGGCTCCCCTACACTGTCGCGAAATATTACAATGTCGAGCGAAGAATAATAGTGTGGCGGTAGTACACACTATTACACACATTACACGTGGCAgttctttgttttcacttgtttattcgAATATCCCAGCTTTTTTTAGAGTTACTTTGAAACagtattctaattttaaaatatagtcgTAACAACGAGAAGTAAATGAAGGAAATATATTCAGAAAAGataaaaggtataaaatatatatatcattcGCATATCTTTTTgggttaaatatatgtatacgtTGTATGTGTTTAAATTCTCTTTTGAGGTGGTTTATTTATAACCGATTTGGTTACAtggtaaatatcaaaataaattcgtATACTAGAATACGTTTTACCACAGTAAGTGTTTTTAGCGCACTATCCAGTTAAaggtatttattttcttaagaatGTAGGACATCAAAGTTTGATGTACgtcacaaaaattatatttgggtAAATATCTGAAACTTTCATCAGAtaacatttacataatttaaaaaaaccccgccAAATTTGGTTTTCCTTGTAGCTTAGgacactatccattaaattaccttttaaacaaaaaaaaaaatcaaaatcggtttatccgtttaggatcAACGAAGCTACTTATAGCACCCTTGCTTTTGCGTCAGGCGTTTCAAATcatgaaatgaaatttcatcCGATAGGACCTCAATCAGATTTTTGAGGGTTTTTCATTCGAGCTACGACCTTTCCAATATTATTTTCCGTTATTTCTTGGAGCGAGTAAAACTCTGATATCAAACTGTATCTCCTTTGTATCCGCGCTTGCtgtctttttaaccgacttcaaacaaaaacggaggatgTTATccattcgactgtatttttttttttatgtttgttacctcagaacttttgactgagtgaaccgattttgatgattctttatctgtttgaaagctgatgcttcccgtgtggtcccacttcattttggcccagttctgagaacggcatccatgagaaaaccataaaagtcttaaattttcattaagtatgcacaacaagaggacgaataactcaatatcacttcgacgattctttttttagtgaaaaattagttattgtacttcagattcactaaaactcataaaataaaaaaaacttttaacaaaaagaaaaccgacttcaaaataaaaatttttccaaaaaaatgaaaatgcactaaaaagtaaacaaataatgataatataatggagttaaatttattgttatttttggagtcggtggcagccaaggaaacaactctgacagaacagtttgttacattagcttggctaacaccgactccaaaaataacaatagttttaactccattatattatcattatttgtttactttttagtggattttaatttgttttggaaaaatttttcttttgaagtcggttttctttttgttaaaagttttttttttttatttatcaaattgatataaaaactatttttaattaagatatttcaTGGAGTTTTGAACAATATTActtgaacataaatttttatgactcgatcagaataataaaaacttgtttttattttaataataatattattattatttgatcaatcaaatatcatatttattggtaatttctttcaaataaaattataatggttaagaagacaaaaaatataataattattgtcaaGTCATCATTCtagaaattctagaaaaatgttGTGGAGAATTCTATTAATaatcatttcaataattataacttataTTTCATCAACATGtggtaaatatcaaaaaaaaaaaaaatatagatagtTTAATCAGGCCACTTGCTTTATTGTCTGCCTGTCTATCAAAGTGTTTACGGAAACGCATATTTGGCATAACTTTCACCCTATTTTACCGGAATACTATCCAAAATATCTCTGTCCTCATTCTATGCTGCTTCGTTGGATAGGTCTTAAAaagtggaataatttttttatacgccATTCAGATCCTATGGAAAATATTGTGCCCGACTTACGTTCTTGAAAGCATGTAGCACTGTCAGTCTTCGAATTTTGGCCCCCATAAAATAACTTCCAATTTCCAGTACATCAGTCGCACTATTTCAAGTCACCCTATTAGCTcatttggttaaggcgtaaccaattccgtctgcGGTATGCTTGGGGTAGCGGGTTTCATTCTCGCCGTCGCaacagaattaatttaatttatagttgtgatgggctggcgtagtgcatgatatatgcatgaaggaggtgcactcagcctctgaaattgaggagctgataaacaaaaatatcagcggaaaggtggtaaaacacatatatagtatcacaaaggttctctacagcctaagtgtgtccttcgtagacagccaatataCCCTAACCTGACCTAAGTACATCAAGGACTACTAAAATACTtctaattgtaaattttcttttttttataggtaattcTCCGATTATCCCTTCAAGGTTTCGTAATCGATTGAGGCAAAAACAAAACAGACAAATTAAGTCTTCTTGGAAACCATATTTAGCAGATATCGAAAGAGTAGATATcgataataaaatgataaaaaagcaTATTTGTAATGGAGCTATTATTAATGAAAAGTTCGTTTTAACGTCAGGCAGTTGTATTGATAAGTTGGACATAAATGAAATAGGGATACGAGTGGGTTCTAGAAGAGCACAAGTGGGTGgaattataaaagttgtttcgaaaaaaataatgcatCCATGGTTTTATGAAACGAAACATGCGCCTGTTACGCACGATTTAGCACTACTTAAGGTAATTTTGTGCTAATacgattttcgaaaagtttcgaaagtattttataggaattttttttttataatgtttcacCAGTAGTTGAAGTTACCACCAAATTTTCCAACTCAATATCTTTTATTGTTtcggagaaaatggacatcaaagttttgtaTTGATTTGCACCTTCCttaataaacagtgatgtttccaaaataatgtttcaaacaaaagttgttaattttttttaaaaaccggACTAAgcattacaaatttgggactaaaattaatattctccGATATACTTCATATTTAGGGTATAAAAATTCTGTGTATCTGTGTCTTACaagttgtataaaaaaaatttctagatgaACAGAAGCTTAGGATGGACAGACGATGTTTTGCCTATTCCAAAATTGGCAGATGGAGATACACCTATACCAGGAACGTCTATAACAATTTTAGGATGGGATCCGGTAAGTACCAagaatgcatataaaatataaaatctttaaatgtTGGACCTTCGTTAATAATAAACCTTCTATGAGGTTGATcagatatttttcatattataattatctttATTAAGCTAGGAAAACGGCTATAGAAATTATCACCACTGCTTCGATGTAAACTAGTGATATATTCGAATATTCGCAAATTTTTCGGCCTCATATAAATCGCAAAATAAGAATAAACTTCACTAATATGTGGCTTAagtcttattatatttttatatcacttttttattacaGTCAAATTTTACTGTTGGGCAAATGCACAGCAAACTAACCtcaaatcaaaacatttttatttgcttataaATCAAATTGGGTCTCAAAATTTCGCTAACGAATTGGATATCGAAAACAGCTTTAAATCCGACTTACTATACCGAAATTTATCCCTTCGTTCTCTAAAAGTTAAAGAATAATTAACACTCGAAATATTTAACGTTTGTACAGAACGCGTAAGCAAATCTCTCATTACGAGACTAAAGATGACGGAACGGTTAGCGCGAGTACTGGTAGACTAAAAGTGTAAacattcaatatattttcaGGATCATGGAATGGTTTATGAAGATAATTATAGTGATGAAAACGATGTATTAGATATTAAAAGTTTAGCAGGTGTCGTTATGTCAAATGATGAATGTCAAAAAGAATATGATAAAGTTGTCGAGATTAAATCGTGGAtgatatgtattaaatattcatcgGTAACATCTGAATCATGTTTTGAAAGTCAAGGAGCACCATTAGTTcataacaatatattatatggaATTCGTATGCCAAGAATACCGGGTGCTGATTGTTCAAAACctgatatttttatgttaataaagaaTACTCGTGTATGGATTAACTATGTTTCTaaacatgtataaaaaaaattttatttttgatttttaattaaagaaaattaaaacaaacaagtgaaaacaaacaattgacttagttaattgttgaaataccatgcatagtcagtgttgatttctttatcacattacacatacaaacatgtgacacatcaagtatagtacatattataaaatttccgcctaattggcaccctcacgggtaaacagtgatgtttacgaaaaaatgtttcaaacaaaagttgtttaatttttgataaggaacattttttacatttaaacttttgttctatctctaatggtttacaagatgggtcctacggacccaggacccaattgacctatgatgctcatttacgaacttgacctcactttttacgtcctgagttcgCTGTAAGAatatcagctcgatatcttttttcgtttttgagttatcgtgtccacagacggacggacggacaaccggaaatggactaattaggtgattttatgaacacctatgacaaaatttttttcctagcatcattatttttaagcgttacaaacttgggactaaacttaatatactatgtatatttcataatgtagaaatcatattttgaaaaatattacagttacgttaaatttgatccgaaatttgaaaagtgtgacccaaaattagtgggataaTTTTGActcgaacttttcagctttgatgtcagttttttgctggCTTACacgtatgtgcttaattccgggacgaggactccacattcttgaaatcttttatagctagactaattttgaccacaaatttgaaaagtatgacccaaatttaataggattacatacttgatttattcaaattggataaattttggatgtgatagagcaaaattaaattttttgttttaaacccaacccaacagttaaaaaatatataatttcggtatataaattcgatttttttgataacacagacaaatttgatcggatcttattggaattttttttgaaacccactatttttgggtcattctttacagctgtgatgtcagtttttcgctagctatcacttatgttcttaattccgggacgaggactccacattcttgaaatcttttatagctagattaattttgaccacaaatttgaaaagtatgacccaaatttagtaggtgtacatacttgatttattaaaattggataaattttgagtgtgatagagcaaaatcaaatattttggattttaatgacgtcatagagtataaaaaaccaattttttggatatcttgaccaaattttgttcgatttgaatgaaattttttttgaaacaaactaACTTTGGGttgttatttccattttttgtgttattaagTTGCTTATACCACTCCTTCGGTCAAATGTGGAAACCATGAtagtcaaattttgaaaaatatagcaGTAACGTTGTatttgaccagaaatttgaaatttgtgacccaaaattagtgggattacatacttggtttattaaaataggaaaaaatttgggtgtggtagagcaaaatcaaattttttggattttaatgacgtcatagagtataaaaaatcaatttttttgatatcttggtcaaattttgttcgatttgaaagaaatttttttggaaacatactaattttgggtcgtattttccatttttcatgtTAGGAGGTCACTTATACCACTCCTTCGGCCAAATGTGGAAACCATgatagttaaattttgaaaaatattgcagtaacgttaaatttgaccagaaatttgaaaagtttggcccaaaattagtgggattacatactATGTTTATtcaaataggataaaatttgggtgtgatagagcaaaatcaaattttttggattttaatgacgtcatagagtataaaaaatcaatttttttgatatcttgaccaaattttgttcgatttgaatgaaagttattttgaaacctactaactTTGGGTCGTTCTTTCCATTTTTAGCGTTGGTAATTCGCTTTTACCATTTCTTAGGCCAAATATGGAAACCAcgatgtataaattttgaaaactattccagtaacgttaaatttgaccagaaatttgaaaagtacggCCCAAAATTAGGGAAATTACATACTTGTATTGTACAAAACAATGTATTGTGTCCAGGgtcttttcaataaataattg
This genomic interval from Chrysoperla carnea chromosome 1, inChrCarn1.1, whole genome shotgun sequence contains the following:
- the LOC123290429 gene encoding trypsin 5G1-like → MLWRILLIIISIIITYISSTCGNSPIIPSRFRNRLRQKQNRQIKSSWKPYLADIERVDIDNKMIKKHICNGAIINEKFVLTSGSCIDKLDINEIGIRVGSRRAQVGGIIKVVSKKIMHPWFYETKHAPVTHDLALLKMNRSLGWTDDVLPIPKLADGDTPIPGTSITILGWDPDHGMVYEDNYSDENDVLDIKSLAGVVMSNDECQKEYDKVVEIKSWMICIKYSSVTSESCFESQGAPLVHNNILYGIRMPRIPGADCSKPDIFMLIKNTRVWINYVSKHV